In the genome of Streptomyces collinus, one region contains:
- a CDS encoding DUF4240 domain-containing protein gives MMDETEFWELVDDAREAAEGDPEEQADLLVDRLAQLDPDSVLDFARHFESRYNRAYRWDLWGAAWVLLDGASDDAFDFFRCWLIGQGREVFEGAVHDPDALAGLLDDFDEEIDGDGEELGYAADEAYEQLTGVVAPDLEIAPAPPEPEGTPLNFENEALLAERYPRLWERFRG, from the coding sequence GTGATGGACGAGACGGAGTTCTGGGAGCTGGTGGACGACGCCCGGGAGGCTGCCGAAGGCGACCCGGAGGAGCAGGCCGACCTGCTCGTGGACCGGCTCGCCCAGCTGGACCCGGACTCGGTCCTGGACTTCGCCCGGCACTTCGAGTCCCGTTACAACCGCGCCTACCGCTGGGACCTGTGGGGCGCCGCCTGGGTGCTGCTCGACGGGGCGAGCGACGACGCCTTCGACTTCTTCCGGTGCTGGCTGATCGGCCAGGGCCGCGAGGTGTTCGAGGGCGCCGTGCACGACCCGGACGCGCTCGCCGGTCTGCTGGACGACTTCGACGAGGAGATCGACGGCGACGGCGAGGAGCTGGGTTACGCGGCGGACGAGGCCTACGAACAGCTCACCGGGGTGGTCGCGCCCGACCTGGAGATCGCCCCGGCGCCCCCGGAGCCGGAGGGCACGCCGCTGAACTTCGAGAACGAGGCGCTGCTCGCCGAGCGCTACCCCCGGCTGTGGGAGCGCTTCAGGGGCTGA
- a CDS encoding peptidoglycan recognition protein family protein: protein MRVFRRRRGARRHSADGTPGTAGLPRAARLLLGCLPGVAAVVALVLCAHGVENAAETGSRAAPPRSEATPYSAPRPPVVPRAHWLGDAARAQPRPRYDDRVLAVFVHHTDSPNGYDCADAPRIIRDLYTGQTGTRDWDDIGYNFVVDRCGTVYEGRAGGVERAVTGAHTQGFNHRTTGIAALGTFTEGMPVPQPMIRAIAALSAWKLGLTGTDPRADVRLVSSNGLSRYAAGSTARLPALAGHNDGYMTSCPGAALHARLPEIRQLAARLQGRPDGPQRGHSERAAS, encoded by the coding sequence ATGCGTGTCTTCCGAAGACGGCGGGGCGCACGCAGGCACTCCGCCGACGGGACACCCGGCACAGCCGGTCTGCCGCGCGCGGCCCGGCTCCTGCTCGGCTGCCTGCCGGGCGTCGCCGCCGTCGTGGCGCTGGTCCTGTGCGCCCACGGCGTCGAGAACGCCGCCGAGACCGGCTCCCGCGCCGCCCCGCCCCGCTCCGAAGCCACGCCCTACAGCGCCCCGCGCCCGCCCGTCGTGCCGAGGGCGCACTGGCTGGGCGACGCCGCCCGCGCGCAGCCCCGCCCGCGCTACGACGACCGGGTCCTCGCCGTCTTCGTCCACCACACCGACTCGCCCAACGGCTACGACTGCGCCGACGCGCCCCGCATCATCCGGGACCTCTACACCGGCCAGACCGGCACCCGCGACTGGGACGACATCGGCTACAACTTCGTCGTCGACCGCTGCGGCACCGTCTACGAGGGCCGCGCCGGGGGCGTGGAACGCGCCGTCACCGGCGCCCACACCCAGGGCTTCAACCACCGCACCACGGGCATCGCCGCCCTCGGCACCTTCACCGAGGGCATGCCCGTCCCGCAGCCCATGATCCGGGCGATCGCCGCGCTGTCCGCCTGGAAACTGGGCCTGACGGGCACCGACCCGCGCGCGGACGTCCGCCTCGTCTCCAGCAACGGCCTGAGCCGGTACGCGGCCGGCTCCACCGCCCGGCTGCCCGCCCTCGCCGGCCACAACGACGGCTACATGACCAGCTGCCCGGGCGCCGCCCTGCACGCCCGCCTGCCCGAGATCAGACAGCTCGCGGCCCGCCTCCAGGGCCGACCGGACGGACCACAGCGAGGCCACAGCGAACGCGCAGCGTCCTGA
- a CDS encoding MarP family serine protease, which translates to MDLLDILLLLVVLAYAASGYRRGLVAGCVSLAGFVGGAVVGVWVLPWVMDLVEPGTTRATLAAVFTVLLPAVVGHELAGRLALRLRRELDRGPLRVADGIGGAVANAVAVLIVAWVAASVLGASSSPLVTSAIRDSRLLGAVQRTMPDTTPAWFSGATSALTQAGFPQVFNPFENESTAEVAKPTGDSVTAAATDAAKRSTVKVEGVAGTQGREGSGFVYARERVMTNAHVVAGIDEPTVQIGGVGRTYEARVVLFDPQKDVAVLYVPGLKAPVLRFDDDAERGGAAVVAGYPEDGDLNLQAATVANRVRATGQNIYNDGTAVREIYSIRSTVRPGNSGGPLLTTDGRVFGVVFARSTTDAETGYVLTADEVGSDARDAAAATAPVDTGELAAS; encoded by the coding sequence GTGGACCTGCTCGACATCCTGCTGTTGCTGGTCGTTCTGGCCTACGCGGCGTCCGGGTACCGGCGCGGGCTGGTGGCCGGCTGTGTGTCGCTGGCGGGCTTCGTGGGCGGTGCGGTCGTCGGCGTGTGGGTCCTGCCGTGGGTGATGGACCTGGTGGAGCCCGGGACGACGCGGGCGACGCTGGCGGCGGTGTTCACGGTGCTGCTCCCGGCGGTCGTGGGGCACGAGCTGGCGGGGCGCCTCGCGCTGCGGCTGCGGCGGGAGCTGGACCGGGGGCCGCTCAGAGTGGCGGACGGGATCGGCGGGGCCGTGGCCAACGCGGTGGCCGTGCTGATCGTGGCGTGGGTGGCCGCGAGCGTCCTCGGCGCGTCCTCGTCGCCGCTGGTCACCTCGGCCATCCGGGACTCACGCCTGCTCGGCGCCGTGCAGCGGACGATGCCGGACACGACGCCGGCCTGGTTCTCGGGGGCCACGTCCGCTCTGACGCAGGCGGGCTTCCCGCAGGTCTTCAACCCCTTCGAGAACGAGTCGACGGCCGAGGTCGCCAAGCCCACCGGCGACAGTGTCACGGCCGCCGCGACCGACGCCGCCAAGCGGAGCACGGTGAAGGTCGAAGGCGTGGCGGGCACGCAGGGCCGTGAGGGCAGCGGGTTCGTCTACGCGCGCGAGCGCGTGATGACCAACGCCCATGTGGTGGCGGGCATCGACGAGCCGACCGTGCAGATCGGCGGGGTCGGGCGGACGTACGAGGCTCGGGTGGTGCTCTTCGACCCGCAGAAGGACGTGGCCGTGCTGTACGTGCCGGGTCTGAAGGCGCCCGTGCTGCGCTTCGACGACGACGCCGAGCGGGGCGGGGCGGCGGTGGTCGCGGGCTATCCGGAGGACGGCGACCTGAACCTCCAGGCGGCGACGGTCGCGAACCGGGTGCGGGCGACGGGCCAGAACATCTACAACGACGGGACGGCCGTTCGGGAGATCTACTCGATCCGCTCCACCGTCCGCCCGGGCAACTCCGGTGGCCCGCTGCTCACCACGGACGGCCGGGTGTTCGGCGTGGTCTTCGCCCGCTCCACCACGGACGCCGAGACGGGTTACGTCCTGACGGCGGACGAGGTCGGCTCCGACGCGCGCGACGCCGCGGCCGCGACGGCGCCGGTGGACACGGGCGAGCTGGCCGCGTCGTAG
- a CDS encoding GNAT family N-acetyltransferase produces the protein MPELPAPHIRTARPDDDGELALLDRLAWSHRHAVTPEPQPPYAPFFSERHTPDNCLVAELDGALAGYVHLGFPTPLDSNRHVHQIQGLAVAGEARGRGVGRALVRAAVDESRRRGARRITLRVLGHNTPARALYEAEGFVVEGVLPEEFLLDGAYVDDVFMGRFL, from the coding sequence ATGCCCGAGCTCCCCGCACCGCACATCCGCACCGCCCGGCCCGACGACGACGGCGAACTGGCCCTGCTCGACCGGCTCGCCTGGTCGCACCGGCACGCGGTGACGCCCGAGCCACAGCCGCCCTACGCTCCCTTCTTCAGCGAGCGGCACACCCCCGACAACTGCCTCGTCGCCGAACTCGACGGCGCTCTCGCGGGCTATGTCCACCTCGGTTTCCCCACACCGCTCGACTCGAACCGGCACGTCCACCAGATCCAGGGCCTCGCCGTCGCCGGGGAGGCGCGCGGCCGTGGGGTCGGCCGGGCGCTGGTCCGGGCCGCCGTCGACGAGTCCCGCCGGCGCGGCGCCCGCCGCATCACGCTGCGGGTCCTCGGGCACAACACCCCGGCCCGGGCGCTCTACGAGGCCGAGGGGTTCGTGGTCGAGGGGGTCCTGCCGGAGGAGTTCCTGCTCGACGGGGCGTACGTCGACGACGTGTTCATGGGGCGCTTCCTGTGA
- a CDS encoding TIGR01777 family oxidoreductase, whose product MERSRIAVAGASGLIGGALVRSLTADGHEVRRLVRGTPRTAGEIRWDPEDGRVDAAGLAGCHAVVNLAGAGVGDRRWTDAYKQRIRDSRVKGTAALAGAVASLDAKERPRVFVNGSAIGYYGETGERTADESTPAGEGFLPELCVEWEGATAPAQEAGVRTVFTRTGLVVSREGGAWARLFPLFRAGAGGRMGDGSQYWSFIALHDEVAAIRHLIDTDGLSGPFNVTAPNPVTNREITAAMGRVLHRPTLFPVPAAVLRTVLGEMAGDVLGSVRVLPTRLLESGFRFAFPEIEGAIRAAL is encoded by the coding sequence ATGGAGCGTTCAAGAATCGCGGTGGCGGGTGCGTCCGGTCTCATCGGCGGTGCTCTGGTGCGGTCCCTGACCGCCGACGGACACGAGGTGCGCCGTCTGGTGCGCGGCACGCCCCGGACGGCCGGAGAGATCCGCTGGGACCCCGAGGACGGGCGGGTGGACGCGGCCGGGCTCGCCGGGTGCCACGCGGTGGTCAACCTGGCGGGGGCCGGCGTCGGTGACCGGCGCTGGACGGACGCCTACAAGCAGCGGATCCGCGACAGCCGCGTGAAGGGCACGGCGGCCCTGGCCGGGGCGGTGGCCTCCCTGGACGCCAAGGAACGGCCGCGGGTCTTCGTCAACGGCAGCGCCATCGGCTACTACGGCGAGACCGGTGAGCGCACGGCCGACGAGAGCACGCCCGCGGGAGAGGGTTTCCTGCCCGAGCTGTGCGTGGAGTGGGAGGGGGCCACGGCGCCGGCCCAGGAGGCCGGTGTCCGCACGGTGTTCACCCGGACCGGTCTTGTCGTGTCCCGCGAGGGCGGCGCCTGGGCCCGGCTGTTCCCGCTGTTCCGGGCGGGGGCCGGCGGGCGGATGGGCGACGGGAGCCAGTACTGGTCGTTCATCGCGCTGCACGACGAGGTCGCCGCGATCCGGCATCTGATCGACACCGACGGTCTGTCCGGGCCGTTCAACGTCACCGCCCCGAACCCCGTGACGAACCGTGAGATCACGGCGGCGATGGGCCGGGTGCTGCACCGCCCGACGCTGTTCCCGGTGCCCGCGGCCGTGCTGCGGACGGTGCTCGGCGAGATGGCCGGGGACGTCCTCGGCAGCGTCCGGGTGCTGCCGACGCGGCTGCTGGAGTCGGGCTTCCGGTTCGCCTTCCCGGAGATCGAGGGAGCGATCCGGGCGGCGTTGTGA
- a CDS encoding NAD(P)/FAD-dependent oxidoreductase — protein MLEPAYQADVVVVGAGVAGLSAAHRLTSAGVTTMVLEAAHGVGGRMATEKVDGFRLDRIGQLLSTAYPELRLTPGLDGLVLRPFTPGVLLHGDGRHHRAGVQPGAGGARGALHAVRALASAPRPPSAPRPPRRPVAVPGRQVSVPRSRSGAPLGTAVDQARLGAALTRLAGTPAERLLSRPELPAGEALAARGLPARTIDGFLRPLLAALLCDPGLTTSSRCADLALRAFARGRLCLPEGGADALPEQLARTLPPGTVHTGVRVTSVSTTSVTTAEHGEIRCRAVLVATGARAAAELLPGLRVPEFHPVTVVHHTTDEPPGTGASLLLDADLGGPVAHTAVVSDVDPTRAPAGRALVSSTVPGRPPGDVDTAVRMHLARLYGVPTARWETLAVHHTAEAVPAMRPPHDLRRPVRLIAGLYVCGDHRDTSTVQGALHSGHRASAAILADLGAGRSMHVADPVPTVPRAA, from the coding sequence GTGCTTGAGCCCGCGTACCAGGCGGACGTGGTCGTCGTGGGGGCCGGGGTCGCCGGACTCTCGGCCGCGCACCGGCTGACCAGCGCAGGAGTGACGACCATGGTCCTGGAGGCCGCCCACGGGGTCGGCGGCCGCATGGCGACGGAGAAGGTCGACGGCTTCCGGCTCGACCGGATCGGTCAGTTGCTGTCCACGGCGTATCCCGAACTACGGCTGACACCCGGTCTGGACGGGCTGGTGCTGCGGCCCTTCACACCCGGTGTCCTGCTGCACGGCGACGGACGCCATCACCGCGCCGGTGTCCAGCCGGGCGCAGGGGGCGCACGGGGCGCACTGCATGCGGTACGCGCGCTGGCGAGTGCTCCCCGGCCGCCGTCCGCACCGAGGCCGCCCAGGAGGCCGGTGGCCGTGCCGGGCCGGCAGGTCTCCGTCCCCCGGAGCAGGTCCGGCGCCCCGCTCGGCACGGCCGTCGACCAGGCCCGGCTGGGTGCCGCCCTGACCCGCCTGGCAGGAACCCCGGCCGAACGGCTGCTGTCCCGCCCGGAGTTGCCGGCCGGTGAGGCCCTGGCGGCGCGCGGGCTGCCCGCCCGTACGATCGACGGTTTCCTGCGTCCGCTGCTCGCCGCGCTGCTGTGCGACCCGGGCCTCACCACGTCCAGCCGGTGCGCGGACCTCGCGCTGCGCGCCTTCGCCCGGGGCCGGCTGTGTCTGCCGGAGGGCGGCGCCGACGCCCTGCCGGAACAGCTGGCGCGCACGCTGCCGCCGGGCACGGTGCACACCGGCGTCCGCGTCACCTCCGTGTCGACGACCTCGGTGACCACCGCGGAGCACGGTGAGATCCGGTGCCGGGCGGTCCTGGTGGCGACGGGCGCGCGGGCCGCGGCCGAGCTGCTGCCCGGCTTGCGGGTGCCGGAGTTCCATCCGGTGACGGTGGTGCACCACACGACCGACGAGCCGCCGGGGACGGGGGCGTCGCTGCTGCTCGACGCGGATCTGGGCGGGCCGGTCGCGCACACGGCGGTGGTCAGTGACGTCGATCCGACCCGGGCGCCGGCGGGGCGGGCGCTGGTGTCGTCGACGGTGCCGGGACGGCCGCCGGGCGATGTCGACACCGCGGTGCGGATGCATCTGGCGCGGCTGTACGGGGTGCCGACGGCGCGGTGGGAGACGCTGGCCGTGCACCACACGGCGGAGGCCGTGCCCGCGATGCGGCCGCCGCATGATCTGCGGCGGCCGGTGCGGTTGATCGCCGGGCTGTATGTGTGCGGGGATCACCGGGACACCAGTACGGTCCAGGGTGCTCTGCACTCGGGGCATCGGGCATCTGCGGCGATCCTGGCGGACCTCGGGGCGGGGCGGTCGATGCACGTCGCCGATCCTGTGCCGACCGTGCCACGGGCTGCATAG
- a CDS encoding regulator, whose product MTERPAQRTPNRQLAALIAEAGFSNAGLARRVDQLGLEHGLDLRYDKTSVTRWLRGQQPRGTTPALIAEVFTRRLGRRLSAQDLGLDACAPVYAGLEFAATPEEAVDIVSGLWRKDSGSHAELRKIAFTPAGLVVPSRDWLIGRADEKVARGEQAAARIPVHGRPALRPTATPEQGVPSLPRQRGQAERGPGQKVTAGDIAALRSVGELFRTLDDAYGGGHARQALVRYLEHECEPMLRGTYGEQTGRRLFAAAADLTRLAGWTSYDIAAHGLAQRYFVQALRLAQAAGDRTYGAYVLVTMSRQAVYLGHGREAVQLARVAQQGVGTSGPPVVQALLHASEARGHGVLGEVRACTAALVRAERALETARPGDDVPHWAKFFDEAQLADEFGHCHRDLQQFRAAAQHAERSLQLRAPSFARSRLFCRVVLATARLGLGELDQACQLAAEAAGQAAEMRSVRAVEYVRDFERRLEPYKDAAPVRTYRDKVSALG is encoded by the coding sequence ATGACGGAACGACCCGCGCAGCGCACCCCCAACCGACAGCTCGCCGCGCTCATCGCAGAAGCGGGGTTCTCCAACGCGGGACTCGCCCGTCGCGTGGACCAGCTCGGTCTCGAACACGGGCTTGATCTGAGATACGACAAGACCTCCGTCACCCGGTGGCTGCGCGGTCAGCAGCCCAGGGGCACCACGCCCGCCCTGATCGCCGAGGTCTTCACCCGGCGCCTCGGCCGCCGCCTCTCCGCCCAGGACCTCGGCCTGGACGCCTGCGCCCCGGTCTACGCGGGGCTGGAGTTCGCCGCCACCCCCGAGGAGGCCGTCGACATCGTCAGCGGGCTGTGGCGCAAGGACTCCGGCAGCCACGCCGAGCTCCGCAAGATCGCCTTCACCCCGGCGGGGCTCGTCGTGCCCAGCCGCGACTGGCTCATCGGCCGGGCCGACGAGAAGGTCGCCCGGGGCGAGCAGGCCGCCGCCCGCATCCCGGTCCACGGCCGCCCGGCCCTGCGCCCCACGGCCACGCCCGAGCAGGGCGTGCCGTCCCTGCCCCGCCAGCGCGGACAGGCCGAACGCGGACCGGGCCAGAAGGTCACCGCCGGCGACATCGCCGCCCTGCGCTCGGTCGGCGAGCTGTTCCGCACCCTCGACGACGCCTACGGCGGCGGTCACGCCCGCCAGGCCCTCGTGCGTTACCTGGAGCACGAGTGCGAGCCCATGCTGCGCGGCACCTACGGCGAGCAGACCGGCCGCCGGCTGTTCGCGGCCGCAGCGGACCTGACCCGGCTCGCGGGCTGGACGTCGTACGACATCGCCGCGCACGGACTCGCCCAGCGCTACTTCGTGCAGGCGCTGCGGCTCGCCCAGGCGGCAGGGGACCGGACGTACGGGGCCTATGTACTGGTCACCATGAGCCGCCAGGCCGTCTACCTCGGGCACGGGCGGGAGGCCGTCCAGCTCGCCCGCGTGGCCCAGCAGGGCGTCGGCACCTCCGGGCCGCCCGTCGTCCAGGCCCTGCTGCACGCCTCCGAGGCGCGCGGGCATGGGGTGCTCGGCGAGGTCCGGGCCTGCACTGCCGCCCTGGTCCGCGCCGAACGCGCCCTGGAGACGGCCCGGCCCGGGGACGACGTCCCGCACTGGGCGAAGTTCTTCGACGAGGCCCAGCTCGCCGACGAGTTCGGCCACTGCCACCGCGACCTGCAGCAGTTCCGCGCCGCCGCCCAGCACGCGGAACGCTCACTCCAGCTGCGGGCCCCCTCCTTCGCCCGCAGCCGCCTCTTCTGCCGTGTGGTCCTCGCCACCGCCCGCCTGGGCCTCGGCGAACTCGACCAGGCCTGCCAGCTGGCCGCGGAAGCGGCGGGCCAGGCCGCGGAGATGCGCTCGGTACGGGCGGTGGAGTACGTGAGGGACTTCGAACGACGCCTGGAACCGTACAAGGACGCGGCTCCGGTGCGGACTTACCGCGACAAGGTATCGGCTTTGGGGTAA